The DNA region TGCGAATGGTGGGACAGATACTTTATAATTGAAGAACTgttcaagatatttttatttatttacatcaacaTTTCAATAATACATCAATACTGAATACTGCTCACTTAAAGCTGTGTAGTAAAACCACTACGAAAGCACCATCAATAAATAAGTCACGTGATAATCGACCCATCGAAAGCGAGGCAAACGTAAAATTCCTGGGATTATTTTTTGGGCTGACTCCATGGATTTCAAAGGCAAATAATGAAAAAGCATTAAATGGTCTCCTGTCTATTTATAAATTGTAATGGATGACCCTAGAAGATCTCGTCTTCATCCTCTCCCTCAGTACTCGTTTGTTGTTTGCTGGGGACAGTAAGCCCCGCCCTCCGTCCCTGGAAATAACGTGAGGGGTGGTCCAACGGCGTGCTCTGTAAATGATATAGCAAAGGTGTTACAACAACTAGCTGTGTACAATTCAGAATTGCCAGATGTTGGACACACGTCACGTTATTAAAGTTCTTACCGCCACCAACCGGATACCGGCACGGCTCCGGGACGGCTTATCCCGCCGGGAAAAGTGTCGGATATTTTCCCCGACAGACAGTTCTTCGTCTTTCACCGTCTCCGCctgaacagaaaaaaacaaaacatgatctTATACAAAGAATCAAGTGTATGGACTTTCACAGGTCTTTAAGGGTCCCTTCATCACTACACACTGACGTATTGTGACGTATACTCACGGTTACCCAGGGGTGCCCCAGTATGTCCACCGCCGACAGTCTATCCGCGGGATCCACCACTAACATATCGCTTATCAGCTCCtatcgtaaaaaaaaatgataatcaagattaaagaacatttttaaacgcTCATTCTGTACTTTACACTATCTCTAGTGACCATGAATAAGAAGTAGGCAGgatgatttaaattttgatagatttatttttacccGTCGCGTCAACAATAAGCAGACAAACTGAAAAAGCGCCCCCTACCATTGCCGACTCGGACACATCATCCCAATAAGGACTGGTGAACTCGTATCTTCCTTCAGCGATCTGATCAAACAGCTCCTCTTGGTCATTGCTGGGGCTACAAAGAACACAGCATCACCTGTTTATTACATGACCGTGATCAACAAGCTATGGGATTATAGTTTCATTAATCCTATAAATATACTATTCCAGTGAActacatattttgattttaactgGTACCTTGCAAAGGGCGGGAATCCACACAAAAGGATGTAGAGAATGACTCCTGCTGCCCAAATGTCGACCTTGAAGTCGTAcctgtttgaaataaaacattatcaAAGACACGTcgaaatcataattatatacatgtaactcttgGTCATCatatatatcttgattaaaCAGGATGATGTGAAATACGGCTCCAAGTAAATTGGCAAAAATCCACTGAAGGTCTTTtcttaaaagtttaaaacaggaaaaagtCATTGGTTTACCCGACTTCAGAGAGAATTTCCGGCGCCACATAGGTTGGGGTACCACATACTGTAAACAGCTGATCCTCGCAGTACGTGGCCAGACCAAAGTCCCCGAGCTTCAGCGACTTGGATCCATCAGAGTGGTCAATGACCTGTGATGACAAAACACCAGGTAAAATAAAGACAGGCAGTATACCTCAGTCACGTGTACATCTGTAGCTGTACAAGGATTATTGTCTGAAGCCACGTTCTGAGTAGATAGCTCTAGACTGAAAAGGCTTTTTCTGGCTCATCATGGGAAACCCACGGTCGTTCTCATTTCTCTTACCTATGAGAAGAGAAGCGAGACCAACGGTGCATGGGTTTCCGATGATGGTTCATGCTGGACTTGCTTTGTGACGATGTTTCAAACTTACCAGCAGGTTCTCTGGCTTGACGTCCCGGTGGACGATGCGTAAGTTATGGAGGTACTTGAGGGCGTGCACCAGGTTGTTGATCATACTGCTGGCGTCCCTCTCTGTGTACTTAGTGGACAGGGCGATGTCATCAAACAGGTCCCCTCCCTGAAACACACACACGTGTCAAGCCAGGACtaataatatgtataaaaaattcttCCGTAGAAGTTATTACTGAATtagataattgaaaaaaaaaaagccggCAATGAACTTGTTATTTTAAATCACGCTTTACACTGTAGTATGAAGAAAAACGGTCGCATTACAATtacaatgtaatatttattggaaaaacattgaataagataaaacatatctttttaaaaaatcatttctccATTGTCACTTGATTTATGTTCCCATCATAGTTTCCTCCAATAAAAAGTACGCCAAACGAACCCTTCTTTTTATCTTGAGGTACAAACTCTTCTACTCTTACCTTGACATACTCCATGACTAGATACAAACTGTCCTTGGTGTCAAACTCTTCCACCAGTAAGATGATGTTCGGATGGTTTACTCGTCTTAGTATTGCCACTTCGTTCTCTATGATGTGTTCCTGGAATTATGTGGTTAAAAGTATGAGTGTCACAGAGAATACTAGTATCTCGTTTCAAACACTGGTTAGAAATCACGTGACACTACTAATTGTTTTACTCAAATAAAACACTGGGATGGAATCACGTGACACTAATAaattttctactaaaaatatCATCTTTGCGAAGATGATAAATATTATCCTTTGGTAAGTATTGATAGATGCAAACAGAACACCAActaattaaatgataaattgaaatgcaattaaaaTTGTGCCATTTGACTGACAATCAATAATTCTCATATTGTATATCAATGCTGACTCCATTCGTACCTTTCCTTTACATCTTCTCTTGTTAATGTTCTTTAAAGCGTACATTTTCCGCGTAGCTCTGtaaaaagaaatggtaattaaaaaataatgaatatgaaAACTATAACTCCGAGATATTTCCCCTGCTGCGAGTTGTATTAACATTAATGATGTCTCTACTCCACATTTGTATCACCTCTACTCACCTGTCCATGCATTCTTTGACCACGGCGAAGTTCCCCTCCCCAATCACCCTCCCCACGTCGTATTTGGCCCGTAATGCAGCTGGCCCGTTCTCTGATTCATCtgtgtttaaatgatttaaagagCTCATTCATACAAGAAAATGTAGTTAATTTCCATTAAATAAAATAcgaattaaacttttttctttgaACGTAATAGTTTTACATTTCACTTATTTATAGGTAAAGTATTACTTTCAATGAATTGTTTATGAAGACATTACATAATGGCTTCTGataaattgaaaatacaaaaaatatgaattacaatttttcttttaatatttttgctaGTCATGATTACTCAAGTTacacattattttaatttttatgctaTTAACATAAGCTTTAATAGCCACCTTTAGAAAATTATGCTTTGGGAgaatgaattgattttttcttttatagatgCTGACTCTCTCATCGACTTTCGATTAAATGTCATGATTCACATTAGTCTCTTCATATTCAAGTATGAGTAATAAAACGATAATATTAACATACACTGAAGACATTAAATAGAAATATGATTCCTATTTAAACTTACCCGGCGATTCTCCATTACCGTTTCGATATTTTggctgaaagaaaaaaaacataattaattCTCAATGCGCAGAATAGTGCCTGAGTAACTTTAGATCTACACAAATAATTCTTCTTGCATTTTTTcgataatctttttaaaatccatAATCAGAGAAAAAGTGCTTTTGctaataaatgaaattcaagTATAATACTAACTGTTCATTGGTTAATTAAAGAATCCAGAGTTTTATGCTCGAGATTTGCTAGTAGCTTcatttcaaattacatgtacttcatcAATATGCACTCAGGGGTACGAATCGTAAAGCGAATCTGACTAAAATTCTCAGCCTTTTACTACGATGATAAAACATCGCATATGACTTACTGCGGAGACAGCGCGGAGCTTTCTTCCGGTTCTGGGGGATGACAATGGAGACTTTGATCCTGTGGGTGAACGCTTGGAAAGGACATCTGATTATAATAGAAATGCAATATATGTTATAAACTTCCGGTCAAAAAACTTTTCCTCACCCACCCACCAAATACAACTTTAAACCTTTCTGTGTAATTAAAACGTATTTGAAGTAccttctttgaaaaaaaaaccctgagaGTCTTACACAGAatcatgtaatacatgtatgcatgtactGTATTTTTAAGAGGAGGTCAGTTCTTGTTAATCAAGCAAGCTATATTTCCTGTGGATGTGAGGCCTTTACATGGTTTGAATGTCCCGTTGGTTTGTTTGAGTATTCAATTACCTTTGGTACACAAACCATGAGCTGTAGAGGGGGATTTCTGTGGGAGCGAGCAAGAGATATCGAACCTGTCAGTAACATggtaaacagtttaaaaatgtaaaatatggaACCCGGTCGAACATAGTTAGCAGCTAATTGACAGCCGTTTGAGAACCTGTGAAGTTGTCAAAGTCGTCTATAACACCATTCTGATTTCATTAGAGCCTCGTGATGGATGAGGTTCTCCGATGTCACACAGATAAAACTAGAGTGAGAAGTACGATTTCGTTGAAGACCAAATTAAGTGTCCTTTCATTGCGTCTTaaaagtacattaaaaaaaactatttccaAGCTGACTTTAAATTCTTGTTCGTActgtttttgaaatgaaattgaattcaGAAATATTATACTCGACCTTGCAACTTAATTGTACTACATTAAAAGAACATTTAGCAgaacatgtatttttgttcGATATACATATATTGAAGTGATAACATGCAttagttttatataaaaagaaatgtatttcGATATTCAATCTATTAGCGCATGCAGACTATGTAAACTgagtaaatattcatttttagttCATACAGAGCGACGCTTTACATTTGTTTGAGACAAGTCTGGTGCCATGACCAGAATACTCATGAATTTATATGCATGGATACATTTTCTCCAGCATCTATTGAGGTGCAGTAGGGATGGCGGTCTAAGTTTCGGAacttatatattattgtatattattgcaataaaaaatgCTTTAACCAAATCAAATATCTACTATAGTactaatatttcaattattacatctcatttgtattgtatttttatataacagTATCGGAGgcatgtatattattatacaactacaaaaatgattcttataattttttaaagtatgtatCACTTAAACTTTATTACAGTGATAATCTGAATTAGCAGTATCTTATAATTTGACCTAGCAGTATCCATAGCAATCATCATTACCTTCGTTGAGACTACGGTTGGAGAGAGACAACTTGCTCGCCGGACGTGACGTCTTTGGTGACCTCAGAGTCACCCTCTCCGTGAATTGCACGGGTCTATATGGAGACACCAGTTTAACTTCTACAAAACAGACAGAAAAATCAATCAGTGGTGCATACCTGGTAGAGTCCGGGAGATTAAGGGTTAATTCTTAGGGAAGGTAACGCAAAAGATCGATAATTACCATATTACGTAACTAATCATACATTCAAATATGAATCACGGAATTGGAGACCGAGGGCAATAAACCAACAGAGACCCTTGTAGTCTTGGAATGGTTAGATCGATACATAacagaaatctctctctcttcccGTTTTATATGAAGCAGTTAAATTCACAGAGTATTAAACCATGGCAATACATATTAAGCCAAATTCAAACAGGAAGCCAAATAAAGGCCTGTTAAAGACTGATTTATCATGGTTTGGAAGCCGCTAAATCTTAGCAACGACTTCAAATaagacttgcacagagaaaGTCAAATACAGAGAGAGATGGGGGAGGGAGGTAATTTAAAGAGTAACTATATATATTAACATGTCGCACATTTGGGAAGAGATTGTAtgataaatgttaataaaagaggttcaaataacaaaaaaataatcctTTTCGGAAACGACTCTGTCAAAACTAGAGGAAATGTCGGAGAAATGTGGCGTAGGAAGCTTTACATCATTGATAGGTTCACGGCAGTACCGGGGGAATCCGGGGCACCATAAAATAATCACGGGTGGTGGAGGTCTACTCAGCAGCAAGTCCCTGTCTGGGCTCGTTATGGAGAAACGATTTGTCTGTTCAGAGTGACTAAACTTATTGATTTTCTGTCATGCAGCTCCTAAAACAGTTTCCCCTGACCAATAATTTCCCTATATTGTCCCTGAAAGAGTCTGCATGAAATGACTCAGCGCTGATACAGAGAGGTTACCGAGGATTCAGCAAACACTCTGCTCTACCTCCAGATTAAGACGGACTTTGTCACACGTATTTAACCTTCATTTACATTGGTCACCGCAATCTGCCTCCGTCTGTCGCTCAATTCTTGAGGcgctgttacatgtatatagctacGGTATGCCAAAATCTAAAGCGCTGCTAGCTACTGTATGCCAAAATCTAAAGCGCTGCTAGTTACGGTATGCCAAAATCTAAAGCGCTGCTAGTTACGGTATGCCAAAATCCAAAGCGCTGCTACTGTATGCCGATTTCTGCTACACTATGAAACAGAGAGTGATATATCATCACTGCCCCATATACATAGGAGTTCGCTGACATACATTACAAGGTGGTAAATTATTCGTCCATTAGATCTGGACCGTAGACAAGCAGTGATAATATCAATACCACTACAAGGCATCACATTTGATCTTATTATAACATTAACTTCATCATTAACATTGACATAAATGTTGATAGAATAAGGATATGATTTGACTAGATTAGCAACCTTGCATTTCACCACTTTTGTTTTATCCGAGTTTATTGAAGGGTATTACTATTGTTGTTGGATCAGGGttgatacacatgtataacACAGTAGATGTTTTAGGTTTAGACTTTATTTGACAGTGGCACATTATTGTACTGTGTATTATACTGTGGTAATTACCATACTTTTAGAGGAGCAGAGTTTAGTTGACAGTGGTACGTTACTATACTGTGGTAATTACCATACTTTTATTGGACCAGAGTTTAGTTGACAGTGGTACGTTACTATACTGTCGTAATTACCATACTTTTATTGGACCAGAGTTTAGTTGACAGTGGCACATTACTATACTGTGATAATTACCATACTTTTATTGGACCAGCGTTTAGTTGACATTGGTACGTTAATATACTATTGTTCgattgtatatgatatatagTGGTATACCGCCACTGCTGTCTGATCAGATCGGTGTCTTACCATTGTCATCGAGATCAAAGTCGTCCTGACAGAGTTTCTCCTGACCGTACGCTATATACACGGTCTCCTCCCCAAAGAAATCCCTCAACGTGGACACCTGAAATGGCGGTAAAACTGGTAAAACAAACAGGATCTACTTTATGTCAGAAAGTTTATTTAACAGAATTGGATAACattctctcgctctctctctctctctcagtaaaATTAGTCGAGTGACAGATTAGATCGATTGGAACAGAATGATGTTCTCAATGCGACAGAATGGACTTAGCCTTTCTGAATATTTGATGTCCTGCCCCTGAGGGATCTAAAAAAGTGGGGCTGCTTGAGTTGGAAGCATGAGCCAGATGTGCGTTTGTTCCTCTCTGTGAGGACTGGTCGGATTCCAATTCGTCCCCGTTTGACAGTCTGACAGTGATAGGACACCGCACGGAGCATAACGCGATTGTTCAAATAACGACGTTGATCGTTTTAAAACCTTATGTATACTTATGTTAAAGGTTCACAGAAAAACATATTATAGCCCTAATAAAGCCGTACCCCGTGTGTTTGACATGCGAATTTTAAATACAGATCGGCCTGGGATCCAATAATCCTATCAGTGCACTGTACAAGCCACGGTCCGCCAGGAACAACAGAAAAGTTATTAATTTTGACGAGCGATTATCGGAATTATAATTAGACACACCTACCGTGTGGCATGTATTCACCAATCAATGACAATCCTACAGCTTATCTTGGAAACATGCAGCGATCTTAATAAAGTCGTCAATCGAAGCCTCTTTGATCGACCATTGTATTTTAATTGCAATTTCAGAACTTGACAATCGATTGCACGTTACCTACGAACAGGTACCCCAGACACGCCAAACGCAATATACGGCATAACATGTAAATGAAACATTGGGTAAATGTAATTGTAGCTGAGAGAATATGCCTACCAAAAGTTGGACATAGTGTCCTCGGATGAGACTTAATGACAGATGTTGAAACTAATAAATAGCATGTTATTATACAGTATATAAAGGTTTCCATTCAATATTTCACcaaatacatcaaaataaatgtgACGCCCTTGTGACATCATTTACCTGTCTTCCGTCTAGGGTAAAGATTTTGCGGACCGCCCCAGAGTCCAATTTAATGGCCTCTGTGATGTCGGCGAGGACCTGGTCAAAAGACTGGGCCGTTTTCTTATTTAACAGCACCCTGACGGCTTTCCGGGGCTTGGGTCCGTTCCGGATCACCGTCACTAACTTGGGCTTTACGTAGTCCTTGAAGTCGCTCTCCGGGCCCTGGAGATGTCCCAGTAACGGCCCGCTCCCCCGGGCCTTGTTGTTCACGTTCCAGTGTGGACCCTGCATGCACGTGTAATCCAGGTGTTTGAACACATCCGTGGACGCGCACACGTAACTCTCGCCCTCCTCTAGTTCGTCCAGGGTCCGGATCTTGTGACCGTTTTCCGCCGTGAAGATGTACCGTACT from Crassostrea angulata isolate pt1a10 chromosome 7, ASM2561291v2, whole genome shotgun sequence includes:
- the LOC128156853 gene encoding serine/threonine-protein kinase DCLK1-like isoform X1; this translates as MRDKVLTVGSVIMENGLYDEHFASDERFGGVKYSKRSNGRSSPSHSAHGNLFRHSLMKHSDDKRAMKVRFYRNGDRFFKGIVYAVSAERFRTFESLMAELTSSPVCDKNILPNGVRYIFTAENGHKIRTLDELEEGESYVCASTDVFKHLDYTCMQGPHWNVNNKARGSGPLLGHLQGPESDFKDYVKPKLVTVIRNGPKPRKAVRVLLNKKTAQSFDQVLADITEAIKLDSGAVRKIFTLDGRQVSTLRDFFGEETVYIAYGQEKLCQDDFDLDDNEVKLVSPYRPVQFTERVTLRSPKTSRPASKLSLSNRSLNEDVLSKRSPTGSKSPLSSPRTGRKLRAVSAPKYRNGNGESPDESENGPAALRAKYDVGRVIGEGNFAVVKECMDRATRKMYALKNINKRRCKGKEHIIENEVAILRRVNHPNIILLVEEFDTKDSLYLVMEYVKGGDLFDDIALSTKYTERDASSMINNLVHALKYLHNLRIVHRDVKPENLLVIDHSDGSKSLKLGDFGLATYCEDQLFTVCGTPTYVAPEILSEVGYDFKVDIWAAGVILYILLCGFPPFASPSNDQEELFDQIAEGRYEFTSPYWDDVSESAMELISDMLVVDPADRLSAVDILGHPWVTAETVKDEELSVGENIRHFSRRDKPSRSRAGIRLVASTPLDHPSRYFQGRRAGLTVPSKQQTSTEGEDEDEIF
- the LOC128156853 gene encoding serine/threonine-protein kinase DCLK1-like isoform X2, which produces MENGLYDEHFASDERFGGVKYSKRSNGRSSPSHSAHGNLFRHSLMKHSDDKRAMKVRFYRNGDRFFKGIVYAVSAERFRTFESLMAELTSSPVCDKNILPNGVRYIFTAENGHKIRTLDELEEGESYVCASTDVFKHLDYTCMQGPHWNVNNKARGSGPLLGHLQGPESDFKDYVKPKLVTVIRNGPKPRKAVRVLLNKKTAQSFDQVLADITEAIKLDSGAVRKIFTLDGRQVSTLRDFFGEETVYIAYGQEKLCQDDFDLDDNEVKLVSPYRPVQFTERVTLRSPKTSRPASKLSLSNRSLNEDVLSKRSPTGSKSPLSSPRTGRKLRAVSAPKYRNGNGESPDESENGPAALRAKYDVGRVIGEGNFAVVKECMDRATRKMYALKNINKRRCKGKEHIIENEVAILRRVNHPNIILLVEEFDTKDSLYLVMEYVKGGDLFDDIALSTKYTERDASSMINNLVHALKYLHNLRIVHRDVKPENLLVIDHSDGSKSLKLGDFGLATYCEDQLFTVCGTPTYVAPEILSEVGYDFKVDIWAAGVILYILLCGFPPFASPSNDQEELFDQIAEGRYEFTSPYWDDVSESAMELISDMLVVDPADRLSAVDILGHPWVTAETVKDEELSVGENIRHFSRRDKPSRSRAGIRLVASTPLDHPSRYFQGRRAGLTVPSKQQTSTEGEDEDEIF